One window from the genome of Armatimonadota bacterium encodes:
- a CDS encoding dihydrodipicolinate synthase family protein — MDLRAHLLDGQVIPAHPLALTAERKLDERRQCALTRYYVDAGAGGLAVGVHSTQFAIREPRYGLFEPVLQIASETIDASLAEAPRPFIKVAGVCGRTQQAVKEAVTARLLGYDAGLLSLAAFADEPADDVLAHCRTVAGEIPVLGFYLQPAVGGREYPYSFWRRFAEIENVIAIKIAPFNRYQTLDVVRAVAEAGRDDIALYTGNDDNIIADLLTRFPFGGRTIAGGLLGQWAVWTHRAVGIHAEVKAARAGNSLDAEWLTTAAAYTDANAAIFDAAHAFQGCIPGIHEVLRRQGLMAGTWCLDPDECLSPGQADEISRVCAAYPYLTDDNFVAEHVDRWMG; from the coding sequence ATGGACCTTCGAGCGCACCTGCTGGACGGGCAGGTCATCCCGGCGCACCCCCTGGCGCTTACGGCCGAGCGGAAACTCGACGAGCGCCGGCAGTGCGCGCTGACGCGATACTACGTGGACGCGGGCGCGGGCGGACTCGCGGTTGGCGTTCATTCGACGCAGTTCGCGATCCGCGAGCCGCGCTATGGGCTGTTCGAGCCGGTTCTGCAGATCGCCTCCGAGACGATCGACGCGTCGCTGGCGGAGGCGCCGAGGCCATTTATCAAGGTGGCCGGCGTATGCGGGCGCACACAACAGGCCGTGAAGGAGGCCGTCACCGCCCGGCTGCTGGGCTATGACGCGGGCCTTCTCAGCCTGGCGGCGTTCGCGGATGAACCGGCCGACGACGTTCTGGCGCACTGCCGAACGGTCGCCGGGGAGATCCCGGTTCTCGGCTTCTACCTGCAGCCCGCGGTCGGTGGGCGCGAGTATCCCTATTCGTTCTGGCGGCGGTTCGCCGAGATTGAGAACGTGATCGCCATCAAGATCGCGCCGTTCAACCGCTACCAGACGCTGGACGTGGTGAGGGCGGTGGCCGAGGCGGGGCGCGACGACATCGCGCTCTACACGGGGAACGACGACAACATCATCGCAGACCTGCTGACGCGGTTCCCGTTCGGCGGACGAACCATCGCCGGCGGGCTGTTGGGCCAGTGGGCGGTGTGGACGCATCGCGCGGTGGGGATTCACGCGGAGGTGAAGGCGGCGCGAGCGGGGAATTCGCTGGACGCGGAATGGCTGACGACGGCGGCCGCGTACACAGACGCCAACGCGGCGATATTCGACGCGGCCCACGCCTTTCAAGGGTGCATACCGGGCATCCACGAGGTCCTTCGGCGGCAGGGCCTGATGGCGGGAACGTGGTGCCTCGACCCCGATGAATGCCTTTCGCCCGGGCAGGCGGACGAGATCAGCCGCGTCTGCGCGGCGTATCCGTACCTCACCGACGACAATTTTGTGGCGGAACACGTGGACCGGTGGATGGGGTAG
- a CDS encoding DUF4962 domain-containing protein, whose translation MKPRYLLPLLALVAPPAAHAAPGVPLTPWLRQMDAFQTANVRPHPRLLLTKEEQVRVRQACRTEIGKPYWDAVRKYVDKETATPIPADPAGFPGGKWTVDEWRRIVDAGGDAQNHVLAAAFAWVVTQDPADLAEAKRWALGIARWDPHGASGIEGVDHDAHDVLHALALSYDWLYDQWTPAERDTLRRSIAERGKALYKHLNPYTYDSWNNHAWFQTTALAEAGLALANEVPEADAWWRYASKLYFAEYLPLGGQDGDWHEGTHYISYTLIFVYQWADALRSATGIDAYQVPWLKQVGYFRLYTHPPASGGIKFNDNNFTGPDNWDRMTAYNAARNTGDPPLQWYADSMRTTPPSNPIPALYTLIARNPNLPSKAPGKDLPLGVWYRDSGWVVMRTDLADSNDTQFGLKCGPHLAVKGEKGHDHPDQNGFLINSGGEPLAVDSGYYDYYGSPHHTNWAFTPQAHNTIFVNGKGQEIAPPKPSKVVSFVSSNTGLDFVEGEAANAYAPGTLKSWRRQVLFIRPSTFLVRDVIRPTKPSKITWLLHGKSEIAVNGQDFSTGGERAGLSGRIIEPAGLTMKPWAGFPEDAQPERKKPGVYPDEYHLNAETPEPVSSVVGLSIYQVGPKGGKAAPKVTRQVKDGVEFVIVDGTAQKAFCVFSDRPGRWEFGGGGSDARALCAAVLSKTLTASVMFSHATYVRDEHGLGWASTAPADVSGASAKSSFTVLSVRLDDAARIRFRSAKPKAVSVDGKKAAFTYDAKTKTTALKLSEGMHKIIVK comes from the coding sequence ATGAAACCTCGATATCTGCTCCCGCTCCTCGCCTTGGTGGCGCCGCCGGCGGCGCACGCGGCGCCAGGCGTGCCGCTGACGCCCTGGCTCAGACAGATGGACGCGTTTCAGACGGCCAACGTCCGGCCGCATCCCCGGCTTCTGCTGACCAAAGAGGAGCAAGTGCGGGTTCGGCAGGCGTGCCGGACCGAGATCGGCAAGCCGTACTGGGACGCGGTGAGGAAGTACGTGGACAAGGAGACGGCAACGCCGATTCCGGCCGATCCGGCGGGCTTTCCGGGCGGCAAGTGGACGGTTGACGAGTGGCGGCGCATCGTGGACGCGGGCGGCGATGCGCAGAACCACGTGCTAGCCGCCGCATTCGCCTGGGTGGTGACGCAGGATCCGGCCGATCTGGCCGAGGCGAAGCGCTGGGCACTGGGGATCGCCCGATGGGACCCGCACGGCGCCAGCGGTATCGAGGGCGTGGACCACGACGCGCACGACGTCCTCCACGCCCTAGCGCTCTCGTACGACTGGCTGTATGACCAGTGGACGCCGGCGGAGCGCGATACGCTGCGCCGGAGCATCGCGGAACGCGGCAAGGCCCTGTATAAGCACCTGAATCCGTACACCTACGACTCGTGGAACAACCACGCGTGGTTCCAGACCACGGCGCTGGCGGAAGCGGGGCTGGCCCTGGCCAATGAGGTCCCGGAGGCAGACGCATGGTGGCGCTATGCCAGCAAACTCTACTTCGCGGAATACCTCCCGCTGGGCGGCCAGGACGGCGACTGGCACGAAGGCACGCACTACATCTCGTACACGTTGATCTTTGTGTACCAGTGGGCGGATGCGCTCCGCTCCGCGACCGGCATCGACGCGTACCAGGTGCCGTGGCTGAAGCAGGTCGGCTATTTCCGCCTGTACACCCACCCGCCGGCATCCGGCGGAATCAAGTTCAACGACAACAACTTCACCGGTCCGGACAACTGGGACCGCATGACCGCCTACAACGCCGCAAGGAACACCGGCGACCCGCCGCTGCAATGGTACGCAGACTCGATGCGAACCACGCCGCCCAGCAACCCGATCCCGGCGCTGTACACGCTGATTGCGCGGAACCCCAACCTGCCTTCCAAGGCGCCGGGCAAGGATCTGCCGCTCGGCGTCTGGTATCGTGACAGCGGGTGGGTGGTGATGAGAACGGACCTGGCCGATTCCAACGACACACAGTTCGGACTGAAATGCGGTCCCCACCTCGCGGTAAAGGGCGAAAAGGGGCACGACCACCCCGACCAGAACGGGTTTCTCATCAACTCCGGCGGTGAACCTCTGGCGGTGGACAGCGGCTATTACGACTACTACGGCAGCCCGCACCATACCAACTGGGCTTTCACGCCGCAGGCGCACAACACGATCTTCGTGAACGGCAAGGGACAGGAGATCGCGCCGCCGAAACCGTCTAAGGTGGTGTCTTTCGTCTCGTCCAACACTGGACTCGATTTTGTGGAGGGGGAAGCCGCCAACGCCTACGCGCCTGGCACGCTGAAATCATGGCGGCGCCAGGTGCTGTTCATCCGGCCAAGCACGTTCCTGGTGCGAGACGTCATCCGGCCGACGAAGCCTTCGAAGATCACCTGGCTGTTGCACGGGAAGTCGGAAATTGCCGTCAACGGGCAGGATTTCAGCACGGGCGGCGAGAGAGCCGGGCTGTCAGGCCGCATCATCGAGCCGGCCGGCCTCACAATGAAGCCCTGGGCCGGGTTCCCCGAGGACGCCCAGCCGGAGCGCAAGAAGCCCGGCGTGTATCCGGACGAGTATCACCTCAACGCGGAGACGCCGGAACCGGTGAGCAGTGTTGTCGGCCTGTCGATCTACCAGGTGGGGCCGAAGGGGGGTAAGGCCGCGCCGAAGGTCACCCGTCAGGTCAAGGACGGCGTGGAGTTTGTCATCGTCGACGGAACGGCACAAAAGGCCTTTTGCGTCTTCAGTGACCGTCCGGGTCGCTGGGAGTTTGGGGGGGGAGGGTCGGATGCCCGGGCGTTATGCGCCGCAGTTCTCTCCAAGACCCTAACTGCTTCCGTCATGTTCTCCCACGCTACCTATGTTCGCGACGAGCATGGACTCGGCTGGGCTAGCACGGCGCCGGCCGATGTCAGCGGAGCTTCTGCTAAGTCGAGCTTCACCGTCTTGTCGGTTCGCCTGGATGATGCCGCCAGGATACGGTTCAGATCGGCCAAACCGAAAGCCGTGAGTGTGGACGGCAAGAAGGCGGCGTTCACGTATGATGCGAAGACGAAGACCACCGCGCTGAAGCTCTCGGAGGGGATGCACAAGATCATCGTGAAGTAG
- a CDS encoding NAD-dependent epimerase/dehydratase family protein produces the protein METTISRPLPAGQPDGLREPAAGPETEYELDEMISRPTPGALEALGRLEGDFLLLGASGKMGPSLARMIRRGLDEIGRTARVTAVARFSNPNAESGLHAAGVQTIRADLLDSGAYAGLPYAENVFFMAGQKFGTSKHPELAWAMNTIVPAYVAERYKASRLLAFSTGCVYANAAVDSGGSVETDDLEPLGDYANSCVGRERVFSWFAHKHRTPLSLFRLSYSIDLRYGVLVDVAQRVFSGAPVDVTMGYANVIWQGDANARAIQTLERAAVPPFVLNVTGDGTISIREVAVRFGRLFGREPEFAGKEAPEALLSNAGRSLALFGKPGVSVDDMIGWIAAWLLRGGRTLNKPTGFERFDGKF, from the coding sequence ATGGAAACCACGATATCACGACCACTGCCCGCGGGCCAGCCGGATGGCCTGCGCGAACCAGCCGCCGGGCCCGAAACCGAATATGAACTTGACGAGATGATCTCACGGCCCACGCCGGGCGCGCTGGAGGCGCTGGGCCGTCTCGAAGGCGACTTCCTGCTGCTTGGCGCGAGCGGAAAGATGGGGCCTTCGCTGGCGCGGATGATCCGGCGCGGGCTGGACGAAATCGGCAGGACCGCGCGGGTCACTGCCGTCGCGCGCTTCAGCAACCCCAACGCCGAATCCGGGCTTCACGCGGCCGGGGTTCAGACGATCCGGGCCGACCTCCTCGACTCCGGGGCATACGCCGGCCTGCCCTATGCCGAGAACGTGTTCTTCATGGCCGGGCAGAAATTCGGAACGAGCAAGCACCCGGAACTCGCGTGGGCTATGAACACGATCGTCCCGGCATATGTGGCGGAGCGCTACAAGGCGTCCCGCCTGCTGGCGTTTTCCACGGGCTGCGTCTATGCGAACGCGGCCGTGGACAGCGGCGGGTCCGTTGAAACCGACGATCTCGAGCCGCTGGGCGATTATGCGAACTCATGCGTCGGCCGGGAACGCGTCTTCTCGTGGTTCGCGCACAAGCACCGGACGCCGCTGTCGCTTTTCCGGCTTAGTTACTCCATCGATCTGCGTTACGGCGTGCTGGTGGATGTCGCGCAGCGCGTTTTCAGCGGCGCGCCGGTTGATGTGACCATGGGCTACGCCAACGTCATCTGGCAGGGAGACGCCAACGCTCGGGCGATCCAGACTTTGGAACGCGCGGCGGTCCCGCCTTTCGTGCTGAATGTGACGGGCGATGGGACGATTTCCATCCGCGAAGTCGCCGTGCGCTTCGGGCGGCTTTTCGGTCGCGAGCCGGAATTCGCCGGGAAGGAAGCGCCGGAAGCGCTGCTCAGCAACGCCGGGCGGTCGCTGGCGTTGTTCGGGAAGCCGGGGGTTTCGGTGGACGACATGATCGGGTGGATCGCCGCCTGGCTGCTTCGCGGCGGCCGCACCTTGAACAAGCCGACCGGCTTCGAGCGATTCGACGGGAAGTTCTGA
- a CDS encoding prepilin-type N-terminal cleavage/methylation domain-containing protein produces MKPNVTDRRAFTLIELLVVIAIIAILAAILFPVFAKARERAKAINCISNLKQIGIAAKMYEGDYDDQLVPYAVFGQARFTKLLQPYTKSLEIFTCPSDLLRRDKLNDPSYAQYPTTYGVNWYICSGVGDYPGYGHYNSKPTSFVKDPSGTVWSCDCAVIDGSTKDKAPIDWKEDKKIAPTYRADIYYFYVPWDPKNWDGGGIAFVRPFPRHQGRLNAMFFDTHAQALSADKIPTKITDNGAPGDMFDNFPG; encoded by the coding sequence ATGAAACCGAACGTTACAGACCGCCGGGCGTTCACGCTGATTGAGCTGCTGGTGGTGATCGCCATCATCGCGATCCTCGCCGCCATCCTGTTCCCGGTCTTCGCCAAAGCGCGCGAACGGGCGAAGGCCATCAATTGCATTTCCAACCTGAAACAGATTGGGATCGCCGCAAAGATGTACGAAGGCGACTACGACGATCAGCTCGTTCCGTACGCGGTGTTCGGCCAGGCGCGCTTCACGAAGCTTCTTCAGCCCTATACCAAGAGCCTCGAGATCTTCACGTGTCCCAGCGACCTGCTTCGGCGGGACAAACTGAACGATCCGAGCTATGCCCAATATCCGACGACGTACGGCGTGAACTGGTACATCTGCAGCGGAGTGGGCGACTACCCCGGCTACGGGCATTACAACAGCAAGCCGACGAGCTTCGTGAAGGACCCATCCGGCACTGTCTGGTCGTGCGACTGCGCGGTGATCGATGGATCGACGAAGGACAAGGCGCCGATCGACTGGAAAGAGGACAAGAAGATCGCGCCGACATACAGAGCTGACATCTATTACTTCTACGTGCCGTGGGATCCGAAGAACTGGGACGGTGGAGGGATCGCGTTCGTGCGTCCGTTCCCGCGCCACCAGGGCCGTCTGAACGCGATGTTCTTCGACACGCATGCGCAGGCGCTATCGGCGGACAAGATTCCCACCAAGATTACCGATAACGGCGCCCCTGGCGACATGTTCGACAATTTCCCCGGCTAG
- a CDS encoding glycoside hydrolase family 78 protein has translation MNRRLIAMALSASVAGAASAMTVGNLRCEYHPNPIGIDIAHPRLSWILTSGRRAETQTAYRIIVASSREKLDADSGDVWDTGKVSSDETAHHAYGGSVLKSGQECWWKVRAWDRDGSPSAWSAPARWTMGLLNRTDWKAKWISAPKPPVSPSAAANPLSGLSWVWYPGENALSGGPKGTRTFRRSFAIPAGNGIKEARFVLTADDQFTLYVNGHLAGKSDGQTDAWKRPVTVDVASYLTPGDNTLAIQAENAGGACGLAGVLKVRLDPGDRITVNVDDSWKSAQGTPHGSTAPGFSDQSWPQAEVIAKMGDDPWGIPGSQGHLTLPPAPYLRKAFSVEKPVKSAVLYVTALGVVEPSINGRKVSDELLAPGWTDYKKRVYYRTYDVTSLVKQGDNAIGVVLADGWACGYVGFGSRRNLYGIGRPRLLAQLEVTRDDGSKQMVATDSSWKTAYGPIVEGDLLMGETYDARREVAGWDTAGADAASWGAVEEREAWPATLDAYPGVPVRRLMELKPKAITEPKPGAFVYDLAQNMVGWVRLKAAGPAGTKITMRFAEMLNPDGTVYTTNLRAARCTDTYTLRGGGEETWEPMSTFHGFRYVEVTGFPGTPGLDAITGVVVGSDAPEAGTLVTSNPLVNKLQHNVVWGQRGNFLEVPTDCPQRDERLGWMGDAEVFVRTACTNADVSAFFTKWMIDVEDAQRPGGAFTNVSPDILGEDGSPAWGDAGVIVPWTMFEVYGDKRIIERHYPAMRRFIAWMETNSEGLLRPDGGFGDWLSIGADTPKDVISTAFFAYSTDLLGRMAAAINKPDEAATYHALFERIKAAFNTAYVAPDGRIKGDTQACYVMALSMNLLPDAMRQKALGYLVDDIEKRGWRLSTGFVGTGLLNPALTNNGRTDVAYRLLLQDEFPSWLFSIKYGATTIWERWNGWTPTEGFGDPGMNSFNHYSFGAVDQWMHANIGGIDTDPTHPGFKRIVLHPRPGGGLTHARATYDSIRGRIVSVWSTEAGRFELNVTVPANTTAEVWVPAAAADQVTEGGKAAVSAEGVKLLRQEDGCAVFEVGSGTYTFVAPKPAA, from the coding sequence ATGAACAGGAGACTCATCGCCATGGCGCTCAGCGCATCCGTGGCCGGCGCCGCAAGCGCCATGACCGTCGGGAACCTTCGGTGCGAATACCACCCGAACCCGATCGGCATCGACATCGCGCACCCCCGGCTGAGCTGGATTCTGACGTCCGGCCGCCGCGCGGAAACCCAGACGGCGTACCGCATCATCGTTGCGTCCTCGCGCGAAAAGCTCGACGCGGATAGCGGCGACGTTTGGGACACCGGCAAGGTGTCATCGGACGAGACGGCCCATCACGCTTACGGCGGCAGCGTGCTGAAGTCCGGGCAGGAGTGCTGGTGGAAGGTCCGGGCGTGGGATCGGGACGGTTCGCCTTCCGCGTGGAGCGCGCCGGCCCGGTGGACGATGGGTCTGTTGAACCGCACCGACTGGAAAGCGAAATGGATCAGTGCGCCCAAGCCGCCAGTGTCGCCGTCGGCCGCCGCGAATCCGCTGAGCGGTCTGTCGTGGGTGTGGTACCCCGGTGAGAACGCGCTGAGCGGCGGGCCGAAGGGCACGCGGACGTTTCGCCGCTCTTTCGCCATACCGGCCGGCAACGGAATCAAGGAAGCGAGGTTCGTGCTTACCGCCGACGACCAGTTCACGCTGTATGTGAACGGGCACCTCGCCGGAAAGAGCGACGGCCAGACGGACGCCTGGAAGCGCCCGGTCACTGTTGACGTGGCGTCTTATCTCACGCCGGGCGACAACACCTTGGCGATTCAGGCGGAGAACGCCGGCGGCGCGTGCGGGCTGGCGGGTGTGTTGAAAGTCCGCCTCGATCCGGGCGACCGCATCACGGTCAACGTAGACGATTCGTGGAAAAGCGCTCAGGGCACGCCGCACGGCTCGACGGCTCCGGGATTCAGCGATCAGTCCTGGCCGCAGGCCGAGGTTATCGCGAAAATGGGCGACGATCCGTGGGGGATACCGGGCAGCCAAGGGCACCTGACGCTGCCGCCGGCGCCCTATCTGCGCAAGGCGTTCAGTGTCGAGAAGCCTGTGAAGAGCGCCGTGCTTTACGTTACCGCGCTGGGCGTCGTGGAACCCAGCATCAACGGGCGCAAGGTGAGCGATGAGCTTCTCGCACCGGGCTGGACCGATTACAAGAAGCGCGTGTATTACCGCACGTACGACGTCACATCGCTGGTGAAGCAGGGAGATAACGCCATCGGCGTCGTTCTGGCCGATGGTTGGGCCTGCGGCTACGTGGGATTCGGGTCGCGGCGCAATCTGTACGGCATCGGCCGGCCGCGTCTGCTGGCGCAGCTTGAGGTCACGAGGGATGACGGATCGAAGCAGATGGTCGCAACCGACAGTTCCTGGAAAACGGCCTACGGCCCCATCGTTGAGGGCGACCTGCTGATGGGCGAGACGTATGATGCCCGCCGGGAAGTCGCCGGCTGGGATACTGCCGGGGCGGACGCCGCCTCATGGGGGGCGGTAGAGGAACGTGAAGCGTGGCCCGCCACGCTGGACGCGTATCCCGGTGTCCCCGTTCGGCGCCTGATGGAACTGAAGCCGAAAGCGATCACGGAGCCCAAGCCGGGCGCGTTCGTGTACGACCTTGCGCAGAACATGGTCGGCTGGGTCCGCCTCAAGGCCGCTGGGCCCGCCGGCACGAAGATTACGATGCGATTCGCGGAAATGCTGAACCCGGACGGGACGGTTTATACGACCAACCTTCGCGCCGCCCGGTGCACCGACACCTACACGCTGCGGGGTGGTGGCGAGGAAACGTGGGAGCCCATGAGCACGTTCCACGGCTTCCGCTACGTTGAAGTGACCGGATTTCCCGGCACACCGGGCCTCGATGCCATCACGGGCGTCGTTGTCGGATCCGACGCGCCGGAGGCGGGAACCCTGGTCACGTCAAACCCGCTGGTGAATAAGCTTCAGCACAACGTTGTGTGGGGGCAGCGCGGCAATTTCCTGGAAGTGCCGACCGATTGCCCGCAGCGCGATGAGCGCCTCGGGTGGATGGGCGACGCCGAGGTATTCGTCCGCACCGCGTGCACCAACGCGGACGTGAGCGCGTTCTTCACGAAATGGATGATCGATGTTGAAGATGCGCAGCGCCCGGGAGGCGCGTTCACGAATGTCTCGCCGGATATCCTGGGCGAGGACGGATCGCCGGCGTGGGGTGACGCCGGGGTGATCGTGCCGTGGACCATGTTCGAGGTCTATGGCGACAAGCGGATCATCGAACGGCACTACCCTGCGATGCGCCGTTTCATCGCCTGGATGGAGACCAACAGCGAAGGCCTGCTGAGGCCGGACGGAGGGTTCGGAGACTGGCTGAGCATCGGTGCGGACACGCCGAAGGACGTCATTTCCACCGCATTCTTCGCGTACAGCACGGACCTGCTGGGCCGAATGGCCGCGGCCATCAACAAGCCCGACGAGGCGGCAACTTACCACGCGCTGTTCGAGCGGATCAAGGCGGCGTTCAACACGGCGTACGTTGCGCCGGACGGCCGCATCAAAGGCGACACGCAGGCGTGCTACGTGATGGCGCTTTCGATGAACCTGCTGCCGGACGCGATGCGCCAGAAAGCGCTGGGATACCTGGTCGATGACATCGAGAAGCGCGGGTGGCGGCTGTCCACCGGGTTCGTGGGCACCGGATTACTCAACCCGGCGCTCACAAACAACGGGCGCACCGACGTTGCGTACCGACTCCTGCTGCAGGACGAGTTCCCAAGCTGGCTGTTCAGCATCAAGTACGGGGCCACCACCATCTGGGAGCGGTGGAACGGTTGGACGCCGACGGAAGGGTTCGGCGATCCGGGGATGAACTCGTTCAACCACTACTCGTTCGGCGCTGTGGACCAGTGGATGCACGCCAACATCGGCGGGATCGACACCGATCCGACGCACCCCGGGTTCAAGCGCATCGTGCTCCACCCGCGCCCGGGCGGAGGGTTGACCCACGCGCGCGCCACCTATGATTCCATACGCGGGCGGATCGTGAGCGTGTGGTCGACGGAAGCCGGACGCTTCGAGCTCAACGTGACTGTGCCGGCGAACACGACCGCCGAGGTGTGGGTGCCGGCGGCGGCCGCAGACCAGGTGACCGAAGGCGGTAAAGCGGCGGTATCGGCGGAGGGGGTCAAGCTCCTTCGGCAGGAAGATGGGTGCGCTGTGTTCGAAGTCGGCTCCGGGACGTACACGTTCGTGGCGCCGAAGCCGGCGGCGTAA
- a CDS encoding zinc-binding dehydrogenase: MKNSSIYVHGDGTVHIQETGMPEALPRQALIRMAVGAVSTGTETTGMIEMRRRPDPQRAPARLGYSGAGVVEAVGSEYSGPPAGTPVAVYGGPYVSHSQWCAVGQNLIAPARAPLEQAAFGGIGAIAMHGVREADVRLGERVGVLGLGVLGQMVAQLVRAAGAFVVASDPLPSRREMAIRLGADMATTPDEFLAAAEGMTRGQGLDAVIVVAGTPDSAAPAQQGLRALGYKGRLQIVGNVRTEWVREELFQKEVTVRVSRAAGPGRYDPNYEREGHEWPVGIAPWTEGRNLRCTLDLLEAGRLQVAPLVTAEYPFTSANEAYDRLIEAPNDNLAILLRFA; this comes from the coding sequence ATGAAGAACTCCTCCATATACGTTCACGGTGACGGCACGGTGCACATCCAGGAAACCGGGATGCCGGAAGCGCTGCCGCGGCAGGCGCTCATCCGGATGGCCGTCGGCGCCGTCAGCACCGGCACGGAGACGACCGGCATGATCGAGATGCGCCGGCGGCCCGATCCTCAGCGCGCTCCGGCCCGCCTGGGTTACTCCGGGGCAGGCGTTGTGGAGGCCGTCGGCTCCGAATACAGCGGCCCTCCGGCCGGCACGCCGGTGGCCGTGTACGGCGGACCGTACGTTTCCCACTCCCAGTGGTGCGCGGTGGGGCAGAACCTCATCGCGCCGGCCCGGGCGCCGCTGGAGCAGGCGGCCTTCGGCGGGATCGGGGCGATCGCCATGCACGGCGTCCGGGAAGCGGACGTCCGTCTGGGAGAACGGGTTGGCGTTCTCGGGCTGGGCGTGCTCGGACAGATGGTCGCCCAACTCGTTCGCGCCGCGGGTGCGTTTGTGGTGGCATCCGACCCGCTGCCGTCGCGCCGCGAGATGGCGATCCGGCTGGGCGCGGATATGGCGACGACGCCCGATGAATTCCTGGCGGCTGCCGAGGGTATGACTCGCGGCCAGGGGCTGGATGCGGTGATTGTCGTTGCCGGAACGCCGGACAGCGCCGCGCCCGCGCAGCAGGGGCTCCGCGCGCTTGGCTACAAGGGGCGCCTGCAGATTGTGGGCAACGTGCGCACCGAATGGGTGCGCGAGGAACTCTTCCAGAAGGAGGTCACGGTCCGCGTGTCCCGCGCGGCGGGGCCGGGACGATACGACCCGAATTATGAACGCGAAGGCCACGAATGGCCCGTCGGGATCGCGCCGTGGACGGAAGGCCGTAACCTCAGGTGCACGCTGGATCTGCTCGAAGCGGGCAGGCTTCAGGTGGCGCCGCTGGTGACCGCCGAGTACCCTTTCACGTCCGCGAATGAAGCATATGACCGCCTGATCGAAGCGCCCAACGACAACCTGGCTATCCTCCTGCGCTTCGCCTGA
- a CDS encoding vWA domain-containing protein — protein sequence MLYAYQNGNGAHPQRLKNYVAIVLDESGSMDAMRREAIDAFNEQADAIRTAAADQDTRVSLVKFNTVVPNPVYWNEPVGSLARLTARDYCPTGLTAMLDAVGLTIDRLKTMKDAGEDHVSFLVIVISDGYENNSKRFTYPQIAKRIGDLQKTDRWTFVYLGSNQDLSVISQEMGIHPDNVASFKATSEGMKEAGSVQAAATMNYVAERRAGMKSSKAFYKRDADVPPTPEDTGEGNFWNTRP from the coding sequence ATGCTGTACGCTTATCAAAACGGAAACGGCGCTCACCCGCAGCGCCTCAAGAACTACGTTGCGATCGTCCTGGACGAGTCGGGCTCAATGGACGCGATGCGGAGGGAGGCGATCGACGCCTTCAACGAACAGGCCGATGCCATCCGGACCGCCGCAGCCGACCAGGACACCCGAGTGAGTCTGGTCAAGTTCAACACCGTGGTGCCGAACCCCGTGTACTGGAACGAGCCGGTGGGCTCTCTCGCACGGCTCACGGCCAGGGACTATTGCCCAACGGGCCTCACGGCCATGCTGGACGCCGTCGGCTTGACCATCGACCGCCTGAAAACGATGAAAGACGCCGGTGAGGACCACGTCTCTTTTCTCGTCATCGTTATCAGCGACGGCTATGAGAACAACAGCAAGAGGTTCACGTACCCGCAAATCGCCAAACGCATCGGCGATCTCCAGAAGACGGACCGCTGGACGTTCGTCTACCTGGGATCCAATCAGGACCTCAGCGTGATATCGCAGGAGATGGGCATCCACCCGGACAATGTGGCGTCATTCAAAGCCACATCCGAAGGGATGAAGGAGGCGGGCAGTGTCCAGGCCGCCGCCACGATGAACTACGTCGCCGAACGCCGCGCCGGAATGAAATCAAGCAAGGCGTTCTACAAACGCGATGCCGATGTCCCGCCCACGCCGGAAGACACCGGCGAAGGCAACTTCTGGAACACAAGACCCTGA